In Holophagales bacterium, one DNA window encodes the following:
- the bshC gene encoding bacillithiol biosynthesis cysteine-adding enzyme BshC yields the protein MSERPDLVASGLVGGLPAALLAGRDGALLEPLRFLPPGDRPSGPPPAVDRRALAEALGEANAAYGHPRASTLAAKLANPATRVVVTGQQVGILGGPLYALVKAVAAVRWAEELEKHGEPAVPVFWMATEDHDWAEVAAATVLAPTGPRHVDLGPDPSPLLPVGMRTLGGGISSLLSELAELFPAERYRSWLAELAAWYRPEARFGEAFARLFARLLGERAPLLLDSLLPAVKSASAPYLARLVERRDDHAAALAESEARIVQAGYSLQVAPQPGASPLFLLRGGERRRIEWRGAESFRLRGRAGEEPVARLLEILEENPGVVGPGVLVRPAIQDAILGTTLQVMGPGELAYLAQTAPAYSLLGVEAPWVALRPQALVIDARQRAQLAELGVDLGGLLVDPDRAERALGERAGAGFVQADRNALAGVLAGWRDAALAIDPQLERPWEKTRDQMLGALEQFASRVAAAAVRRDEVQSRRFLALREHVLPAGVLQERSVATAHFPGKYGDGFVAALFAQLDLDPRRLSLIDPGA from the coding sequence ATGAGCGAGCGACCGGACCTCGTGGCGAGCGGCTTGGTCGGTGGGCTGCCGGCGGCGCTGCTTGCCGGGCGCGACGGGGCGCTGCTCGAGCCGCTCCGCTTCCTCCCGCCGGGCGATCGACCGAGCGGGCCGCCGCCGGCGGTCGATCGACGCGCGCTCGCCGAGGCGCTCGGCGAGGCCAACGCCGCGTACGGCCACCCGCGCGCGTCGACCTTGGCGGCGAAACTGGCGAACCCGGCCACGCGTGTCGTGGTGACCGGCCAGCAGGTCGGCATTCTCGGCGGGCCCCTCTATGCGCTGGTCAAAGCGGTCGCCGCGGTGCGCTGGGCCGAGGAGCTGGAGAAACACGGAGAGCCGGCGGTCCCGGTGTTCTGGATGGCCACCGAGGACCACGACTGGGCCGAGGTCGCGGCCGCGACCGTGCTGGCTCCGACGGGACCGCGTCATGTCGACCTGGGGCCCGACCCTTCTCCCCTCCTGCCGGTGGGAATGCGCACCCTCGGGGGGGGCATCTCGTCACTGTTGTCGGAGCTCGCCGAGCTCTTCCCGGCGGAGCGCTACCGCTCGTGGCTCGCCGAGCTCGCCGCCTGGTATCGCCCCGAGGCGCGCTTCGGCGAGGCGTTCGCCCGTCTCTTCGCCCGTCTCCTTGGCGAGCGAGCTCCGCTGCTGCTCGATTCGCTCCTGCCGGCGGTCAAGAGCGCCTCGGCCCCCTATCTGGCCCGGCTGGTCGAGCGGCGGGACGACCATGCGGCGGCGCTTGCCGAGAGCGAGGCGCGAATCGTCCAGGCCGGCTACTCCCTGCAAGTTGCACCGCAACCCGGGGCGAGCCCGCTCTTCCTGCTGCGCGGTGGCGAGCGCCGCCGCATCGAATGGCGCGGTGCAGAGAGCTTCCGTCTGCGCGGTCGCGCGGGTGAGGAACCGGTGGCTCGCCTCCTCGAAATCCTCGAGGAGAACCCCGGGGTGGTCGGACCGGGGGTTCTGGTCCGCCCGGCGATTCAAGACGCCATCCTGGGGACCACGCTCCAGGTCATGGGTCCAGGAGAGCTCGCCTACCTCGCGCAGACGGCGCCGGCCTACTCCCTGCTCGGTGTGGAAGCGCCCTGGGTGGCACTCCGCCCCCAGGCGCTGGTGATCGATGCGCGACAGCGCGCGCAGCTCGCCGAGCTCGGGGTCGACCTCGGGGGCCTGCTCGTCGATCCAGACCGCGCCGAGCGGGCGCTCGGCGAACGGGCCGGGGCCGGCTTCGTGCAGGCCGATCGCAACGCGCTCGCGGGGGTGCTCGCGGGCTGGCGTGACGCGGCGCTGGCGATCGACCCACAGCTCGAACGGCCCTGGGAGAAGACGCGCGACCAGATGCTCGGCGCGCTCGAGCAGTTCGCGAGCCGGGTTGCGGCGGCGGCCGTTCGTCGCGACGAGGTGCAGTCGCGGCGTTTTCTCGCCCTGCGCGAGCACGTCCTGCCCGCCGGCGTACTGCAGGAGCGCAGCGTCGCGACGGCGCACTTCCCGGGCAAGTACGGCGATGGCTTCGTCGCGGCGCTCTTCGCGCAGCTCGACCTCGATCCCCGGCGTCTCTCGCTGATCGACCCGGGTGCCTGA
- a CDS encoding aminotransferase class IV: MSSPAAIPPLCALGESVLPVAEARISPLDRGFLFGDGVYETMKVLAGRPLFLRQHLARLDASLAGLAIPQPRRLVETTHALLAATGRFDGSLYVQVTRGAFATRQHRPPTEGEPTLFVLPAQIAFPDLATATGWSAISRPDWRWRRGDLKSTSLAAAVLGNLEVARAGVDEILWIGDGGELREGGHTNLFVRRGDRLETHPLGTTVLPGVTRACLLELAGDLEIPVVERTPRIAELASWREAFVCGTLTGVRGIVSLDGHSVGGGVVGEWTRALAVALADREQEEARR; encoded by the coding sequence GTGAGCTCGCCGGCTGCGATTCCCCCGCTCTGCGCCCTCGGCGAGTCGGTGCTGCCGGTTGCCGAGGCACGGATCTCGCCGCTGGACCGCGGGTTTCTGTTCGGCGACGGCGTCTACGAGACGATGAAGGTTCTCGCCGGGCGCCCGCTCTTCCTGCGGCAGCACCTCGCCCGGCTCGACGCGAGCCTCGCCGGCCTGGCGATCCCCCAACCGCGCCGCCTCGTCGAGACGACCCACGCCCTGCTCGCCGCCACCGGCCGCTTTGACGGCTCGCTCTATGTGCAGGTCACGCGCGGCGCGTTCGCCACTCGGCAGCACCGGCCGCCGACCGAGGGAGAGCCGACCCTGTTCGTGCTCCCCGCTCAGATCGCTTTCCCCGATCTTGCGACGGCGACCGGGTGGTCGGCGATTTCGCGGCCGGACTGGCGTTGGCGGCGCGGCGACCTCAAGAGCACCTCGCTTGCCGCGGCGGTTCTCGGCAATCTCGAAGTGGCGCGGGCCGGGGTGGACGAAATCCTGTGGATCGGCGACGGCGGCGAGCTGCGCGAAGGCGGCCACACGAACCTGTTCGTCCGTCGAGGCGATCGCCTCGAGACCCATCCGCTCGGCACCACGGTGTTGCCGGGGGTCACTCGGGCTTGCCTGCTCGAGCTTGCCGGCGACTTGGAGATTCCGGTTGTCGAGCGCACGCCGCGGATCGCCGAGCTCGCGAGTTGGCGCGAGGCGTTCGTCTGCGGCACCCTCACCGGCGTGCGCGGGATCGTGAGCCTCGACGGCCATTCGGTCGGCGGCGGGGTGGTGGGCGAGTGGACCCGCGCGCTCGCCGTCGCCCTCGCCGATCGCGAACAGGAGGAGGCTCGCCGATGA
- the bshB1 gene encoding bacillithiol biosynthesis deacetylase BshB1, producing MSSPLDVLAIGPHPDDVELACGGTLAKLARAGRRVGILHLTRGEAGTRGTAEERRREAEAAAEALGAADLVLLDCGDGSLRHGVAEEEALIAELRRLRPELVLGPPPVDRHPDHGRAHRLVTDACFYSGLARRGQGLPHRPAALFSYMLHDGFEPSFVVDVTDAWPAKMAALDAYGSQIYRPGAEPADDGQPMTKIASREYRLAVEGRARHFGGLIGAELGEPFRSRTPLAVADPFTLLPGGLR from the coding sequence ATGAGCTCTCCTCTCGATGTTCTCGCCATCGGTCCCCATCCCGACGACGTGGAGCTTGCCTGTGGCGGGACCCTCGCCAAGCTCGCCCGTGCCGGGCGCCGGGTGGGCATCCTCCATCTCACGCGTGGCGAGGCCGGGACGCGGGGGACGGCCGAGGAACGGCGGCGTGAGGCCGAAGCGGCCGCCGAGGCGCTCGGCGCCGCCGACCTGGTCCTGCTCGATTGCGGCGACGGTTCGTTGCGCCACGGCGTCGCGGAGGAGGAGGCGCTCATCGCCGAGCTGCGCCGACTCCGCCCCGAGTTGGTGCTGGGTCCGCCACCGGTCGATCGGCACCCGGATCACGGTCGAGCCCACCGTCTGGTCACCGATGCCTGCTTCTATTCCGGGCTAGCGCGGCGAGGTCAGGGGCTCCCCCACCGGCCCGCGGCGCTCTTCAGCTACATGCTGCACGACGGGTTCGAGCCGAGCTTCGTCGTCGATGTCACCGACGCCTGGCCGGCGAAGATGGCGGCACTCGACGCCTACGGGAGCCAGATCTATCGCCCCGGGGCGGAACCGGCTGACGATGGGCAGCCGATGACCAAGATCGCCTCGCGCGAGTACCGCCTGGCGGTCGAAGGGCGGGCGAGACACTTCGGCGGCCTGATCGGCGCCGAGCTCGGTGAGCCGTTCCGCAGTCGCACCCCCCTCGCCGTTGCCGACCCGTTCACGCTCCTCCCGGGAGGTCTCCGATGA
- the bshA gene encoding N-acetyl-alpha-D-glucosaminyl L-malate synthase BshA yields the protein MKIGISCYPTFGGSGIVATELAMALAEGGDEVHVISYALPSRLTLADPRLFFHEVAITHYPLFEYPPWSLALASKMVEVARYQGLDLLHVHYAVPNAVSAVLARSILAPRRLPVVTTLHGTDVTLVGNDPSYLETTRWSILQSDAVTAVSSALRDATMHQLCIEDKPIDVVPNFIDPRRYEAARLLPGARRWARGDERVIVHISNFRPVKRVLDVVEIFARVRRQMPARLLLVGDGPDRVRAEQRCRQDGLCSDVIFLGNFPAIEEILVGADLFLLPSESESFGLAALEALSCEVPVVASRAGGLPEVVVEGENGYLRPVGDVEAMAAAAIDLLADPAKLRAFGAAGRRWALARFEQGAIVAQYREVYTKALAHAG from the coding sequence ATGAAGATCGGTATCAGCTGCTACCCGACCTTCGGCGGCTCGGGGATCGTCGCCACCGAGCTCGCCATGGCGCTTGCCGAAGGGGGGGACGAAGTCCACGTCATCAGCTACGCGCTCCCCTCGCGGTTGACGCTCGCCGACCCGCGTCTCTTCTTCCACGAGGTGGCGATCACCCACTATCCGCTCTTCGAGTATCCGCCCTGGTCGCTGGCGCTCGCCTCGAAGATGGTCGAGGTCGCCCGCTACCAGGGGCTCGACCTGCTGCACGTGCACTACGCCGTGCCCAACGCCGTCTCAGCCGTGCTCGCGCGTTCGATCCTGGCTCCGCGCCGTCTGCCGGTGGTCACGACGCTCCACGGCACCGACGTGACCCTGGTGGGCAACGACCCGAGCTACCTCGAAACGACGCGCTGGAGCATCCTGCAGAGCGACGCGGTGACTGCCGTCTCCTCGGCGCTCCGCGACGCGACGATGCACCAGCTCTGCATCGAGGACAAGCCGATCGACGTGGTGCCGAACTTCATCGACCCGCGCCGCTACGAGGCGGCGCGCCTGCTTCCCGGTGCCCGCCGGTGGGCGCGCGGCGACGAGCGGGTGATCGTCCACATCTCGAACTTCCGCCCGGTCAAGCGAGTGCTCGACGTGGTCGAGATCTTCGCTCGCGTGCGCCGGCAGATGCCGGCGCGGCTTCTCTTGGTCGGAGACGGCCCCGACCGCGTGCGTGCCGAGCAGCGCTGCCGCCAGGACGGGCTCTGCTCCGACGTGATCTTCCTCGGCAACTTCCCGGCGATCGAGGAGATCCTGGTCGGCGCCGATCTCTTCCTGCTGCCGTCCGAGAGCGAGTCGTTCGGTCTCGCGGCGCTCGAGGCGCTCTCGTGTGAGGTGCCGGTGGTGGCGAGCCGGGCGGGCGGCCTCCCCGAGGTGGTGGTCGAAGGCGAGAACGGCTACCTCCGACCGGTCGGCGATGTCGAAGCGATGGCGGCGGCGGCCATCGACCTGCTCGCCGATCCCGCCAAGCTGCGCGCCTTCGGGGCGGCCGGCCGTCGCTGGGCGCTGGCGCGATTCGAGCAGGGTGCGATCGTCGCCCAGTACCGAGAGGTCTACACGAAAGCCCTCGCGCACGCCGGATGA
- the dusB gene encoding tRNA dihydrouridine synthase DusB: protein MPSSPGCSGAWPIGPGPLAVRMRGAMLRLGNLQIDPPLVLAPMAGVTDRDFRLIVRRIGGVGLVTMEFIASRALVRGIQKTLDLMTFVEEERPISIQIYGSDPETMAEAARQVEAMGADVCDINMGCPANKVLKGCSGCALMGDLELATQIIATVRRAIAIPLTVKFRLGLDQPRRNFLELGRICEDNGAQAVALHARTARQMFGGDAREQWGEIARLKEALTIPVLGNGDVQTPEDAARMFAETGCDGVMIGRAATKNPWIFLQTARHLAGQSWAEPTLADRRDLILRHLRLVAEREESTFALHKLKKFTGWYTHGLPNGRHLRQRLQTLADVPTLLAAVEGFFDEHEAAA, encoded by the coding sequence GTGCCCTCTTCGCCCGGCTGCTCGGGCGCCTGGCCCATCGGACCCGGGCCACTGGCCGTTAGAATGCGCGGCGCCATGCTGCGCCTCGGCAACCTGCAGATCGACCCGCCGCTCGTCCTCGCTCCGATGGCCGGGGTGACGGACCGCGATTTCCGCCTCATCGTGCGCCGAATCGGCGGCGTCGGGCTGGTGACCATGGAGTTCATCGCCTCGCGGGCGCTCGTGCGCGGCATCCAGAAGACGCTCGACCTGATGACGTTCGTCGAGGAGGAGCGACCGATCTCGATCCAGATCTACGGCTCCGATCCCGAGACGATGGCCGAGGCGGCGCGACAGGTCGAAGCGATGGGCGCCGACGTCTGCGACATCAACATGGGCTGCCCAGCCAACAAGGTGCTCAAGGGGTGCTCCGGCTGCGCGCTGATGGGTGACCTCGAGCTGGCGACGCAGATCATCGCCACCGTACGCCGCGCGATCGCCATTCCGCTCACCGTGAAGTTCCGCCTGGGTCTCGACCAGCCGAGGCGAAATTTTCTCGAGCTCGGCCGGATCTGCGAGGACAACGGCGCTCAGGCCGTGGCGCTCCACGCCCGCACCGCACGGCAGATGTTCGGCGGCGACGCCCGCGAGCAATGGGGAGAGATCGCCCGCCTCAAGGAGGCACTGACGATTCCGGTGCTCGGCAATGGCGACGTGCAGACGCCCGAGGACGCCGCGCGGATGTTCGCCGAAACCGGCTGCGACGGCGTGATGATCGGCCGCGCCGCGACGAAGAACCCGTGGATCTTCCTGCAGACGGCCCGTCATCTCGCGGGTCAGAGCTGGGCGGAGCCCACGCTCGCCGACCGGCGAGACCTCATTCTCAGGCACCTCCGTCTCGTGGCCGAGCGCGAAGAGTCCACGTTCGCTCTCCACAAGCTCAAGAAGTTCACCGGCTGGTACACGCATGGCCTGCCGAATGGACGCCATCTCCGGCAGAGGCTGCAGACGCTCGCCGATGTGCCGACGCTGCTTGCCGCGGTCGAGGGGTTCTTCGACGAGCACGAGGCGGCGGCATAG
- a CDS encoding methyltransferase domain-containing protein translates to MRLPLAAAATEKQRRTRYDRPVAWYRDWFGEEYLELYAHRDAGEADRHIDFVASVLAPRRPRRVLDLACGAGRHSTALARRGFAVCGVDLSLTLLGKSPDLARVRGDMRRLPFAAGAFDWVLNFFTSFGYFESERENFHVLEEIARVLAPGGGFLIDLMNLDHALANLKERESHEIDGRRVEIERRFDAVSQRMLKRIRVDEPGQAPRSFLESVRAYREDEVVGGLRWAGLDVASVHGSFRGEPFRPESERLILIGRRHN, encoded by the coding sequence TTGCGGCTGCCCCTGGCGGCAGCGGCAACCGAGAAGCAGCGACGCACCCGCTATGATCGCCCCGTGGCCTGGTACCGCGACTGGTTCGGCGAGGAGTATCTCGAGCTCTACGCGCACCGCGATGCCGGTGAGGCCGATCGGCACATCGACTTCGTCGCGTCGGTCCTGGCGCCGCGGCGACCGCGGCGCGTCCTGGATCTGGCCTGCGGCGCGGGCCGGCACAGCACGGCGCTTGCCCGGCGTGGCTTCGCCGTCTGCGGAGTCGATCTCTCGCTGACCTTGCTCGGCAAGAGCCCGGATCTCGCGCGGGTACGCGGCGACATGCGCCGCTTGCCGTTTGCCGCCGGAGCCTTCGACTGGGTGCTCAACTTCTTCACCTCGTTCGGCTACTTCGAGAGCGAGCGCGAGAACTTCCACGTCCTCGAGGAGATCGCGCGCGTGCTCGCGCCGGGAGGCGGATTTCTCATCGACCTGATGAATCTCGACCACGCCCTGGCGAATCTCAAGGAGCGGGAAAGCCACGAGATCGACGGGCGAAGGGTCGAGATCGAGCGCCGCTTCGACGCGGTGTCCCAACGGATGCTGAAGCGGATCCGGGTCGACGAGCCCGGCCAGGCGCCGCGCTCGTTCCTCGAAAGCGTGCGTGCCTACCGTGAGGACGAAGTCGTCGGTGGCCTGCGCTGGGCCGGGCTCGACGTGGCGAGCGTGCACGGCAGCTTCCGCGGAGAGCCGTTCCGGCCGGAGAGCGAGCGGCTGATCCTGATCGGCCGCCGCCACAACTGA